A genomic window from Lotus japonicus ecotype B-129 chromosome 1, LjGifu_v1.2 includes:
- the LOC130730686 gene encoding bZIP transcription factor TGA10-like isoform X3: MMASSVKNNTNPTTTQLQPLPPPQQHRHPHHLFQHHHHHHQTPEHQISFGMMQPSSSSSVPGNYLLSKDSGAYDLGELDQALFLYLDGQAGEPSSVNQDQQRQNNSSSSGMRPPTLNIFPSQPMHVEPSSSNSKALSIDLVNSSQTSGSKRAISEPSMELANPRNEAASAPEPPKGVKQRVSIGKGPTSSSEHEGPKTPDPKTLRRLAQNREAARKSRLRKKAYVQQLESSRIRLNQLEQELQRARGQGMFFGGGGAIVAGEQGLPVPMNSTSSEAAIFDVEYGRWLEEHHRLVCELRAAVQEHLPENELRMFVNNCLAHYDQVMNLKCLVAKTDVFHVFSGMWKTPAERCFMWIGGFKPSELIKIVLTQIEPLTEQQILAICGLQQSTQEGEEALSQGLEALNQSLADTITSDSLSYPPNMANYMGQMSVAMNKLGALEGLVRQADCLRHQTIHRLHQILTTRQAARCFLAMAEYFHRLRALSSLWVARPRQE; this comes from the exons ATGATGGCTTCCAGTGTCAAAAACAACACCAACCCCACAACCACTCAACTTCAACCACTCCCACCACCGCAGCAACACCGTCATCCCCACCACCTCTTtcagcaccaccaccatcatcatcaaacACCAGAACATCAAATTTCATTCGGAATGATGCAACCTTCTTCATCATCCTCTGTCCCTGGGAACTACCTGCT AAGCAAGGATTCTGGAGCTTATGATTTGGGAGAATTGGATCAAGCCCTTTTTCTCTATCTTGATGGACAAGCTGGAGAGCCTTCAAGTGTTAATCAAGACCAACAAAGAC AGAATAACTCATCATCATCAGGAATGAGGCCTCCAACTCTCAACATTTTCCCCTCTCAGCCTATGCACGTAGAGCCATCATCATCCAATTCCAAG GCTCTTAGCATAGACTTGGTAAATTCTTCACAAACCAGTGGATCCAAGAGAGCAATATCAGAGCCGTCCATGGAGTTGGCCAACCCAAGAAATGAAGCCGCCTCTGCACCTGAGCCACCCAAAGGTGTCAAG CAGCGAGTGAGCATTGGCAAGGGTCCTACCTCAAGTTCTGAACATGAAGGACCAAAGACACCAGATCCAAAG ACACTCAGAAGACTTGCTCAGAATAGAGAGGCAGCTAGGAAAAGCAGGCTGAGGAAAAAG gCCTATGTTCAGCAGCTAGAATCGAGTAGGATTAGGCTCAATCAGCTGGAACAAGAACTACAGCGTGCAAGAGGCCAA GGCATGTTCTTTGGTGGGGGTGGTGCAATTGTGGCAGGAGAGCAAGGCCTTCCTGTCCCTATGAATAGCACTAGCTCAG AGGCTGCAATATTTGATGTGGAATATGGTAGATGGCTAGAGGAGCACCACCGTTTAGTTTGTGAGCTGAGAGCTGCAGTTCAAGAGCACCTTCCTGAGAACGAGCTTAGGATGTTTGTGAACAATTGCTTGGCACATTATGACCAAGTCATGAACCTCAAGTGCTTAGTGGCCAAAACAGACGTATTCCATGTTTTTTCTGGCATGTGGAAGACCCCAGCTGAACGTTGCTTCATGTGGATTGGTGGATTCAAACCATCTGAACTCATCAAG ATTGTTCTGACTCAAATTGAGCCTTTAACGGAGCAACAAATATTGGCTATATGTGGATTGCAACAATCTAcacaagaaggagaagaggctCTTTCTCAAGGGCTTGAAGCTCTCAATCAATCTCTTGCAGACACTATCACATCAGACTCATTGAGCTATCCTCCTAACATGGCTAATTACATGGGACAAATGTCTGTGGCCATGAACAAGCTCGGAGCTCTTGAAGGTTTGGTGAGACAG
- the LOC130730686 gene encoding bZIP transcription factor TGA10-like isoform X2, translated as MMASSVKNNTNPTTTQLQPLPPPQQHRHPHHLFQHHHHHHQTPEHQISFGMMQPSSSSSVPGNYLLRSKDSGAYDLGELDQALFLYLDGQAGEPSSVNQDQQRQNNSSSSGMRPPTLNIFPSQPMHVEPSSSNSKALSIDLVNSSQTSGSKRAISEPSMELANPRNEAASAPEPPKGVKRVSIGKGPTSSSEHEGPKTPDPKTLRRLAQNREAARKSRLRKKAYVQQLESSRIRLNQLEQELQRARGQGMFFGGGGAIVAGEQGLPVPMNSTSSEAAIFDVEYGRWLEEHHRLVCELRAAVQEHLPENELRMFVNNCLAHYDQVMNLKCLVAKTDVFHVFSGMWKTPAERCFMWIGGFKPSELIKIVLTQIEPLTEQQILAICGLQQSTQEGEEALSQGLEALNQSLADTITSDSLSYPPNMANYMGQMSVAMNKLGALEGLVRQADCLRHQTIHRLHQILTTRQAARCFLAMAEYFHRLRALSSLWVARPRQE; from the exons ATGATGGCTTCCAGTGTCAAAAACAACACCAACCCCACAACCACTCAACTTCAACCACTCCCACCACCGCAGCAACACCGTCATCCCCACCACCTCTTtcagcaccaccaccatcatcatcaaacACCAGAACATCAAATTTCATTCGGAATGATGCAACCTTCTTCATCATCCTCTGTCCCTGGGAACTACCTGCT CAGAAGCAAGGATTCTGGAGCTTATGATTTGGGAGAATTGGATCAAGCCCTTTTTCTCTATCTTGATGGACAAGCTGGAGAGCCTTCAAGTGTTAATCAAGACCAACAAAGAC AGAATAACTCATCATCATCAGGAATGAGGCCTCCAACTCTCAACATTTTCCCCTCTCAGCCTATGCACGTAGAGCCATCATCATCCAATTCCAAG GCTCTTAGCATAGACTTGGTAAATTCTTCACAAACCAGTGGATCCAAGAGAGCAATATCAGAGCCGTCCATGGAGTTGGCCAACCCAAGAAATGAAGCCGCCTCTGCACCTGAGCCACCCAAAGGTGTCAAG CGAGTGAGCATTGGCAAGGGTCCTACCTCAAGTTCTGAACATGAAGGACCAAAGACACCAGATCCAAAG ACACTCAGAAGACTTGCTCAGAATAGAGAGGCAGCTAGGAAAAGCAGGCTGAGGAAAAAG gCCTATGTTCAGCAGCTAGAATCGAGTAGGATTAGGCTCAATCAGCTGGAACAAGAACTACAGCGTGCAAGAGGCCAA GGCATGTTCTTTGGTGGGGGTGGTGCAATTGTGGCAGGAGAGCAAGGCCTTCCTGTCCCTATGAATAGCACTAGCTCAG AGGCTGCAATATTTGATGTGGAATATGGTAGATGGCTAGAGGAGCACCACCGTTTAGTTTGTGAGCTGAGAGCTGCAGTTCAAGAGCACCTTCCTGAGAACGAGCTTAGGATGTTTGTGAACAATTGCTTGGCACATTATGACCAAGTCATGAACCTCAAGTGCTTAGTGGCCAAAACAGACGTATTCCATGTTTTTTCTGGCATGTGGAAGACCCCAGCTGAACGTTGCTTCATGTGGATTGGTGGATTCAAACCATCTGAACTCATCAAG ATTGTTCTGACTCAAATTGAGCCTTTAACGGAGCAACAAATATTGGCTATATGTGGATTGCAACAATCTAcacaagaaggagaagaggctCTTTCTCAAGGGCTTGAAGCTCTCAATCAATCTCTTGCAGACACTATCACATCAGACTCATTGAGCTATCCTCCTAACATGGCTAATTACATGGGACAAATGTCTGTGGCCATGAACAAGCTCGGAGCTCTTGAAGGTTTGGTGAGACAG
- the LOC130730686 gene encoding bZIP transcription factor TGA10-like isoform X1, with protein MMASSVKNNTNPTTTQLQPLPPPQQHRHPHHLFQHHHHHHQTPEHQISFGMMQPSSSSSVPGNYLLRSKDSGAYDLGELDQALFLYLDGQAGEPSSVNQDQQRQNNSSSSGMRPPTLNIFPSQPMHVEPSSSNSKALSIDLVNSSQTSGSKRAISEPSMELANPRNEAASAPEPPKGVKQRVSIGKGPTSSSEHEGPKTPDPKTLRRLAQNREAARKSRLRKKAYVQQLESSRIRLNQLEQELQRARGQGMFFGGGGAIVAGEQGLPVPMNSTSSEAAIFDVEYGRWLEEHHRLVCELRAAVQEHLPENELRMFVNNCLAHYDQVMNLKCLVAKTDVFHVFSGMWKTPAERCFMWIGGFKPSELIKIVLTQIEPLTEQQILAICGLQQSTQEGEEALSQGLEALNQSLADTITSDSLSYPPNMANYMGQMSVAMNKLGALEGLVRQADCLRHQTIHRLHQILTTRQAARCFLAMAEYFHRLRALSSLWVARPRQE; from the exons ATGATGGCTTCCAGTGTCAAAAACAACACCAACCCCACAACCACTCAACTTCAACCACTCCCACCACCGCAGCAACACCGTCATCCCCACCACCTCTTtcagcaccaccaccatcatcatcaaacACCAGAACATCAAATTTCATTCGGAATGATGCAACCTTCTTCATCATCCTCTGTCCCTGGGAACTACCTGCT CAGAAGCAAGGATTCTGGAGCTTATGATTTGGGAGAATTGGATCAAGCCCTTTTTCTCTATCTTGATGGACAAGCTGGAGAGCCTTCAAGTGTTAATCAAGACCAACAAAGAC AGAATAACTCATCATCATCAGGAATGAGGCCTCCAACTCTCAACATTTTCCCCTCTCAGCCTATGCACGTAGAGCCATCATCATCCAATTCCAAG GCTCTTAGCATAGACTTGGTAAATTCTTCACAAACCAGTGGATCCAAGAGAGCAATATCAGAGCCGTCCATGGAGTTGGCCAACCCAAGAAATGAAGCCGCCTCTGCACCTGAGCCACCCAAAGGTGTCAAG CAGCGAGTGAGCATTGGCAAGGGTCCTACCTCAAGTTCTGAACATGAAGGACCAAAGACACCAGATCCAAAG ACACTCAGAAGACTTGCTCAGAATAGAGAGGCAGCTAGGAAAAGCAGGCTGAGGAAAAAG gCCTATGTTCAGCAGCTAGAATCGAGTAGGATTAGGCTCAATCAGCTGGAACAAGAACTACAGCGTGCAAGAGGCCAA GGCATGTTCTTTGGTGGGGGTGGTGCAATTGTGGCAGGAGAGCAAGGCCTTCCTGTCCCTATGAATAGCACTAGCTCAG AGGCTGCAATATTTGATGTGGAATATGGTAGATGGCTAGAGGAGCACCACCGTTTAGTTTGTGAGCTGAGAGCTGCAGTTCAAGAGCACCTTCCTGAGAACGAGCTTAGGATGTTTGTGAACAATTGCTTGGCACATTATGACCAAGTCATGAACCTCAAGTGCTTAGTGGCCAAAACAGACGTATTCCATGTTTTTTCTGGCATGTGGAAGACCCCAGCTGAACGTTGCTTCATGTGGATTGGTGGATTCAAACCATCTGAACTCATCAAG ATTGTTCTGACTCAAATTGAGCCTTTAACGGAGCAACAAATATTGGCTATATGTGGATTGCAACAATCTAcacaagaaggagaagaggctCTTTCTCAAGGGCTTGAAGCTCTCAATCAATCTCTTGCAGACACTATCACATCAGACTCATTGAGCTATCCTCCTAACATGGCTAATTACATGGGACAAATGTCTGTGGCCATGAACAAGCTCGGAGCTCTTGAAGGTTTGGTGAGACAG
- the LOC130730686 gene encoding bZIP transcription factor TGA10-like isoform X4, with product MMASSVKNNTNPTTTQLQPLPPPQQHRHPHHLFQHHHHHHQTPEHQISFGMMQPSSSSSVPGNYLLSKDSGAYDLGELDQALFLYLDGQAGEPSSVNQDQQRQNNSSSSGMRPPTLNIFPSQPMHVEPSSSNSKALSIDLVNSSQTSGSKRAISEPSMELANPRNEAASAPEPPKGVKRVSIGKGPTSSSEHEGPKTPDPKTLRRLAQNREAARKSRLRKKAYVQQLESSRIRLNQLEQELQRARGQGMFFGGGGAIVAGEQGLPVPMNSTSSEAAIFDVEYGRWLEEHHRLVCELRAAVQEHLPENELRMFVNNCLAHYDQVMNLKCLVAKTDVFHVFSGMWKTPAERCFMWIGGFKPSELIKIVLTQIEPLTEQQILAICGLQQSTQEGEEALSQGLEALNQSLADTITSDSLSYPPNMANYMGQMSVAMNKLGALEGLVRQADCLRHQTIHRLHQILTTRQAARCFLAMAEYFHRLRALSSLWVARPRQE from the exons ATGATGGCTTCCAGTGTCAAAAACAACACCAACCCCACAACCACTCAACTTCAACCACTCCCACCACCGCAGCAACACCGTCATCCCCACCACCTCTTtcagcaccaccaccatcatcatcaaacACCAGAACATCAAATTTCATTCGGAATGATGCAACCTTCTTCATCATCCTCTGTCCCTGGGAACTACCTGCT AAGCAAGGATTCTGGAGCTTATGATTTGGGAGAATTGGATCAAGCCCTTTTTCTCTATCTTGATGGACAAGCTGGAGAGCCTTCAAGTGTTAATCAAGACCAACAAAGAC AGAATAACTCATCATCATCAGGAATGAGGCCTCCAACTCTCAACATTTTCCCCTCTCAGCCTATGCACGTAGAGCCATCATCATCCAATTCCAAG GCTCTTAGCATAGACTTGGTAAATTCTTCACAAACCAGTGGATCCAAGAGAGCAATATCAGAGCCGTCCATGGAGTTGGCCAACCCAAGAAATGAAGCCGCCTCTGCACCTGAGCCACCCAAAGGTGTCAAG CGAGTGAGCATTGGCAAGGGTCCTACCTCAAGTTCTGAACATGAAGGACCAAAGACACCAGATCCAAAG ACACTCAGAAGACTTGCTCAGAATAGAGAGGCAGCTAGGAAAAGCAGGCTGAGGAAAAAG gCCTATGTTCAGCAGCTAGAATCGAGTAGGATTAGGCTCAATCAGCTGGAACAAGAACTACAGCGTGCAAGAGGCCAA GGCATGTTCTTTGGTGGGGGTGGTGCAATTGTGGCAGGAGAGCAAGGCCTTCCTGTCCCTATGAATAGCACTAGCTCAG AGGCTGCAATATTTGATGTGGAATATGGTAGATGGCTAGAGGAGCACCACCGTTTAGTTTGTGAGCTGAGAGCTGCAGTTCAAGAGCACCTTCCTGAGAACGAGCTTAGGATGTTTGTGAACAATTGCTTGGCACATTATGACCAAGTCATGAACCTCAAGTGCTTAGTGGCCAAAACAGACGTATTCCATGTTTTTTCTGGCATGTGGAAGACCCCAGCTGAACGTTGCTTCATGTGGATTGGTGGATTCAAACCATCTGAACTCATCAAG ATTGTTCTGACTCAAATTGAGCCTTTAACGGAGCAACAAATATTGGCTATATGTGGATTGCAACAATCTAcacaagaaggagaagaggctCTTTCTCAAGGGCTTGAAGCTCTCAATCAATCTCTTGCAGACACTATCACATCAGACTCATTGAGCTATCCTCCTAACATGGCTAATTACATGGGACAAATGTCTGTGGCCATGAACAAGCTCGGAGCTCTTGAAGGTTTGGTGAGACAG